The following proteins are co-located in the bacterium genome:
- a CDS encoding acetyl-CoA C-acyltransferase, translating into MPDVAVVSYCRTGIARARRGALNATHGIPLTAHVLRHAAARAGIEAGEVEDVVVGCGLPEGATGHNVARNAALDAGFGVAVPGMTINRYCGSGISAVSIAAARIAAGELSVAIAAGVESISMVQFDLDMHGFFYEPLQLRMPAVWWTMNQTADFVAQKYGISRAAQDAYVVRSQQRVADAAAAGYFAEEIVPFTTTMEVTDEATGGTMRREVTLDRDEGPRPDTTLEKLAALRPVYEGGTTTAGNASQLSDGAAALVLMDAGQAARRRRPILGLFRGMQLAGVAPEEMSIAITPAVRRLLAHHRLATADVDLWELHEAYAVTTLYNQARLDTPWERTNVNGGAIPLGHPYGMSGIRYVGSTLLELARRGGRRAVVGVCTAGGMATAAYLERA; encoded by the coding sequence ATGCCCGACGTCGCCGTCGTCTCGTACTGTCGCACCGGCATCGCGCGTGCCCGCCGCGGCGCCCTGAACGCCACCCACGGCATCCCGCTGACGGCGCACGTGCTGCGCCACGCGGCCGCGCGCGCCGGCATCGAGGCCGGCGAGGTCGAGGACGTGGTCGTCGGCTGCGGCCTGCCCGAGGGCGCCACCGGACACAACGTCGCGCGCAATGCCGCGCTCGACGCGGGCTTCGGCGTCGCGGTGCCGGGCATGACGATCAACCGCTACTGCGGCTCGGGGATCAGCGCGGTGTCGATCGCGGCCGCGCGGATCGCGGCCGGCGAGCTGTCGGTCGCCATCGCGGCCGGGGTCGAGAGCATCAGCATGGTGCAGTTCGACCTCGACATGCACGGCTTCTTCTACGAGCCGCTCCAGCTGCGCATGCCGGCCGTCTGGTGGACCATGAACCAGACCGCCGACTTCGTGGCGCAGAAGTACGGCATCAGCCGCGCGGCGCAGGACGCCTACGTGGTGCGCAGCCAGCAGCGCGTCGCCGACGCGGCGGCCGCGGGATACTTCGCCGAGGAGATCGTCCCCTTCACCACGACGATGGAGGTGACCGACGAGGCCACCGGCGGCACCATGCGCCGCGAGGTGACGCTCGACCGCGACGAGGGCCCGCGCCCCGACACCACGCTCGAGAAGCTGGCGGCGCTGAGGCCGGTATACGAGGGCGGCACCACCACCGCCGGCAACGCCTCACAGCTCTCCGACGGCGCCGCGGCGCTCGTCCTCATGGACGCCGGCCAGGCCGCGCGGCGGCGGCGGCCGATCCTGGGGCTCTTCCGCGGCATGCAGCTCGCGGGCGTCGCACCCGAGGAGATGAGCATCGCGATCACGCCCGCCGTCCGCCGGCTGCTCGCCCACCACCGCCTGGCGACGGCCGACGTCGACCTGTGGGAGCTGCACGAGGCCTACGCGGTGACGACGCTCTACAACCAGGCCCGGCTCGACACGCCCTGGGAGCGCACCAACGTGAACGGCGGCGCCATACCGCTCGGTCACCCCTACGGGATGTCCGGCATCCGCTACGTCGGCTCGACGCTGCTCGAGCTGGCCCGCCGCGGCGGGCGGCGCGCGGTGGTCGGCGTCTGCACGGCCGGCGGCATGGCGACCGCCGCCTACCTGGAGCGCGCCTGA
- a CDS encoding NAD(P)(+) transhydrogenase (Re/Si-specific) subunit beta, with amino-acid sequence MTTDLEVGLYIFMLAGFLGYHIITRVPPLLHTPLMSATNAIAAISLVGSLVVAGGDYSDVENGWICTLLGFIAVACSSTNAVGGFLITDRMLRMFKTAEERARGVKRPVELQAFAFVVALFGSIAAILYWTRPTDMTMGDYLHHHVAPEALRYAYIASAAMFVLGLKGLSSPKWARSGIALAALGMLLAVVGTLFHEHIVTYTWIVIGLAIGTVIGAWMGLSIPMTAVPQRTAISHSLGALAACLVGVSEYFRFQGALDRVTLTALSFEVVVGGLTFTGSLIAAAKLQEIMQGRPITYKGQNLISMTLLAIIVGSAGWLVYTQAATPFFYVMVALAFVFGILLVVPIGAADMPVVIALLNSYGGLADAAMGFMLSNKIQIITGSLDGTSGFLLALLMCRAMNRSAANVLFGAFGSVSEDDVAAAAESKGTVRSITADETAVLFETAQNVVVVPGYGMAVAQAQHAVAELGNILRERGATVRYAIHPVAGRMPGHMNVLLAEANVPYDQLVEMEAINPSFPEADIVLVVGANDVTNPAARTNKASPLYGMPILEVDRAKSIIVLKRSMRPGFAGVDNELYYDEKCLMLFGDAKDSITKLISEMKSLL; translated from the coding sequence ATGACGACCGATCTCGAAGTCGGCCTCTACATCTTCATGCTGGCCGGGTTCCTCGGCTACCACATCATCACGCGGGTCCCCCCGCTGCTGCACACGCCGCTCATGTCGGCGACCAACGCGATCGCCGCCATCTCGCTGGTCGGCTCGCTGGTCGTCGCCGGCGGCGACTACAGCGACGTCGAGAACGGCTGGATCTGCACGCTGCTCGGCTTCATCGCCGTCGCCTGCTCGTCGACCAACGCGGTCGGCGGCTTCCTCATCACCGACCGCATGCTGCGCATGTTCAAGACGGCCGAGGAGCGCGCCCGCGGCGTCAAACGGCCGGTCGAGCTGCAGGCGTTCGCGTTCGTGGTCGCGCTCTTCGGCAGCATCGCCGCCATCCTCTACTGGACGCGGCCCACCGACATGACGATGGGAGACTACCTCCATCATCACGTCGCCCCCGAGGCGCTGCGCTACGCCTACATCGCCTCGGCCGCGATGTTCGTGCTCGGCCTGAAGGGCCTCAGCTCGCCGAAGTGGGCGCGCTCCGGCATCGCGCTGGCCGCGCTCGGCATGCTGCTCGCCGTCGTCGGTACGCTCTTCCACGAGCACATCGTCACCTACACCTGGATCGTCATCGGGCTCGCGATCGGCACGGTGATCGGCGCCTGGATGGGCCTCAGCATCCCGATGACCGCCGTGCCGCAACGCACGGCGATCTCGCACTCGCTGGGCGCGCTCGCCGCGTGTCTCGTCGGCGTGTCGGAGTACTTCCGCTTCCAGGGCGCGCTCGATCGCGTGACGCTGACGGCGCTGTCGTTCGAGGTCGTGGTCGGCGGCCTCACCTTCACGGGCAGCCTCATCGCCGCGGCCAAGCTCCAGGAGATCATGCAGGGCCGGCCGATCACCTACAAAGGCCAGAACCTCATCAGCATGACCCTGCTGGCGATCATCGTCGGCTCGGCCGGCTGGCTCGTCTACACGCAGGCGGCGACGCCGTTCTTCTACGTGATGGTGGCGCTGGCGTTCGTCTTCGGCATCCTGCTCGTGGTGCCGATCGGCGCGGCCGACATGCCCGTCGTCATCGCGCTCCTCAACTCCTACGGCGGCCTCGCCGATGCCGCCATGGGCTTCATGCTGTCGAACAAGATCCAGATCATCACGGGATCGCTCGACGGCACGTCCGGCTTCCTCCTGGCGCTGCTCATGTGCCGCGCGATGAACCGCTCGGCCGCGAACGTGCTCTTCGGCGCGTTCGGCTCGGTGTCGGAGGACGACGTCGCCGCCGCGGCCGAGTCGAAGGGCACCGTGCGCAGCATCACCGCCGACGAGACGGCCGTGCTCTTCGAAACGGCGCAGAACGTCGTCGTGGTGCCCGGCTACGGCATGGCCGTCGCCCAGGCGCAGCACGCGGTCGCCGAGCTCGGCAACATCCTGCGCGAGCGCGGCGCCACGGTGCGCTACGCGATCCACCCGGTCGCCGGGCGCATGCCCGGCCACATGAACGTGCTCCTCGCCGAGGCGAACGTCCCCTACGACCAGCTGGTCGAGATGGAGGCGATCAACCCGTCGTTCCCCGAGGCCGACATCGTCCTCGTCGTCGGCGCGAACGACGTGACCAACCCCGCCGCGCGCACCAACAAGGCGAGCCCGCTCTACGGCATGCCGATCCTCGAGGTCGACCGCGCCAAGTCGATCATCGTGCTGAAGCGCTCCATGCGCCCCGGCTTCGCCGGCGTCGACAACGAGCTCTACTACGACGAGAAGTGCCTCATGCTGTTCGGCGACGCGAAGGACAGCATCACCAAGCTGATCAGCGAGATGAAGTCGCTGCTCTGA
- a CDS encoding Re/Si-specific NAD(P)(+) transhydrogenase subunit alpha — protein MQRGSLTIAVPRETAAGERRVALTPDAVAALVKLGLAVVVERGAGDGAAHADAAYEKAGATIAPDAAATLAGATVVVKVQKPTAAEAEQLPEGCVLIAFLQALTSPELIRTLAARRITSFGMEAIPRISRAQKMDALSSQANLAGYKAVLIAAASLPKFFPMLMTAAGTVFAARVLVLGAGVAGLQAIATARRLGAQVWGYDVRAAAAEQVESLGAKFLAFDIGVADAEDKGGYATALSADAAQRQQQQLAAKIADFDVVVTTALVPGRAAPRLVPAASVAAMRPGSVIVDLAAEAGGNCELTEADETVVVHGVTIHGPTNLPATMPVHASQLYARNVTELLRELVKDGALALDFEDEVLRGACITHAGAITNQAAAAAAGASA, from the coding sequence ATGCAACGAGGCTCCCTCACCATCGCGGTCCCTCGCGAGACCGCCGCGGGCGAACGCCGCGTCGCGTTGACGCCGGACGCCGTCGCCGCTCTCGTGAAGCTCGGGCTCGCCGTCGTGGTGGAGCGCGGCGCCGGCGACGGCGCCGCCCATGCCGACGCGGCGTACGAGAAGGCCGGCGCCACCATCGCCCCCGACGCCGCCGCGACGCTGGCCGGCGCCACGGTGGTGGTGAAGGTCCAGAAGCCGACCGCGGCCGAAGCGGAGCAGCTGCCCGAGGGCTGCGTGCTGATCGCCTTCCTCCAGGCGCTGACCAGCCCCGAGCTGATCCGCACGCTCGCCGCCCGCCGCATCACGAGCTTCGGCATGGAGGCGATCCCGCGCATCAGCCGCGCGCAGAAGATGGACGCGCTGTCGTCGCAGGCGAACCTCGCCGGCTACAAGGCCGTGCTGATCGCCGCCGCCTCGCTGCCGAAGTTCTTCCCCATGCTGATGACGGCGGCGGGCACCGTCTTCGCGGCGCGCGTGCTGGTGCTCGGCGCCGGCGTCGCGGGGCTGCAGGCGATCGCGACGGCGCGCCGGCTCGGCGCCCAGGTCTGGGGCTACGACGTGCGCGCGGCGGCGGCCGAGCAGGTCGAGAGCCTCGGGGCGAAGTTCCTGGCCTTCGACATCGGCGTCGCCGACGCCGAGGACAAGGGCGGCTACGCGACGGCGCTGTCGGCCGACGCCGCGCAGCGCCAGCAGCAGCAGCTGGCCGCGAAGATCGCCGACTTCGACGTCGTGGTGACGACCGCGCTGGTGCCCGGCCGCGCCGCCCCGCGGCTCGTGCCCGCCGCGAGCGTCGCCGCGATGCGCCCCGGCTCGGTCATCGTCGACCTCGCCGCCGAGGCCGGCGGCAACTGCGAGCTCACCGAGGCCGACGAGACGGTCGTCGTCCACGGCGTCACCATCCACGGGCCGACGAATCTGCCCGCGACGATGCCCGTCCATGCGAGCCAGCTCTATGCCCGCAACGTCACCGAGCTGCTGCGCGAGCTGGTGAAGGACGGGGCGCTCGCGCTCGACTTCGAGGACGAGGTCCTCCGGGGCGCCTGCATCACGCACGCCGGCGCGATCACGAACCAGGCGGCAGCCGCCGCGGCGGGGGCGTCGGCATGA
- a CDS encoding ABC transporter ATP-binding protein — translation MARVALEHVDKTFPGGTRAIADVSLDVGDAELLVLVGPSGCGKSTILRLVAGLETATAGTIRLGDRVVDDVPPQERNVAMVFQDYALYPHMTARKNLGFPLRMRRLPHAEVAAKVERVAALLDIGPLLDRLPKQLSGGQRQRVAMGRALVREPAASLFDEPLSNLDPRLRSAVRAEIQELQARTRTTMLYVTHDQVEAMTLGHRVAVMDKGRVQQVARPRELYTAPANVMVAGFIGNPPMNLFPARLMEGGLRVGSGRLPLAAAPPAAGEGWTAGVRPEGLALAAADARDAVAGEVAYVESLGHETLVHVRVPELGTPLVARLAGMPALAPGQRVGLAAAPEAIHLFDADGRLAR, via the coding sequence ATGGCCCGCGTCGCGCTCGAGCACGTCGACAAGACGTTCCCCGGCGGCACGCGCGCGATCGCCGACGTCTCGCTCGACGTCGGCGACGCCGAGCTGCTGGTGCTGGTCGGTCCGTCGGGCTGCGGCAAGTCGACGATCCTGCGCCTCGTCGCCGGCCTCGAGACGGCGACCGCCGGCACGATCCGCCTCGGCGACCGGGTGGTCGACGACGTACCGCCGCAGGAGCGCAACGTCGCCATGGTGTTCCAGGACTACGCGCTCTATCCGCACATGACGGCGCGCAAGAACCTGGGCTTCCCGCTGCGCATGCGGCGGCTGCCGCACGCCGAGGTGGCGGCGAAGGTCGAGCGCGTCGCGGCGCTGCTCGACATCGGCCCGCTCCTCGACCGCCTGCCGAAGCAGCTCTCGGGCGGCCAGCGCCAGCGCGTCGCCATGGGCCGCGCGCTCGTGCGCGAGCCGGCCGCGTCGCTGTTCGACGAGCCGCTCTCGAACCTCGATCCGCGGCTGCGCAGCGCCGTGCGGGCCGAGATCCAGGAGCTCCAGGCGCGCACGCGCACGACGATGCTCTACGTCACGCACGACCAGGTCGAGGCGATGACGCTCGGCCACCGCGTGGCGGTGATGGACAAGGGCCGCGTCCAGCAGGTGGCGCGGCCGCGCGAGCTCTACACCGCGCCGGCGAACGTCATGGTCGCGGGCTTCATCGGCAACCCGCCCATGAACCTCTTCCCCGCCCGCCTGATGGAGGGCGGCCTGCGCGTCGGCAGCGGACGCCTGCCGCTGGCCGCGGCGCCCCCCGCCGCGGGCGAGGGCTGGACCGCCGGCGTGCGACCGGAGGGGCTGGCGCTCGCGGCGGCGGACGCCCGTGACGCGGTCGCGGGCGAGGTCGCCTACGTCGAGAGCCTCGGTCACGAGACGCTGGTGCACGTGCGCGTCCCCGAGCTCGGGACGCCGCTCGTGGCCCGCCTCGCCGGCATGCCGGCGCTCGCGCCCGGGCAGCGCGTCGGGCTCGCGGCCGCGCCGGAGGCGATCCACCTGTTCGACGCCGACGGTCGCCTCGCGCGCTGA
- a CDS encoding DUF3131 domain-containing protein, with product MPPVGDYTNVTTVGLWMVALVGATDLGLVTPDGARARLRTLLSTLERLETHAGLFYNYYDTTTLERTSNLLSFVDTAWLTTGLILVRQAFPDLAARASALIAQGDWRRFYDPATGLMYHGWWVSPPGPSRYHYGVLYAESRLGSVLAIGKGDAPESHWFRMTRTYPAACTWQTQAPHDRREKTVRGTTFFGGHYEDGGGAYVPSWGGSMFEALMPTLVLDEPALAPKSLGANARAHVAVQRRSLLGPPDARVWGASPSLRPDGAGYGEYGVRALGMIGYQGGVVTPHALALATAVEPAAALAALRTIATTWDAYGDFGFYDAVDPATGAVARSWLVLDQAMTFIALANHLCGGCVRARFAADPVVQAALPVLAAEDFFD from the coding sequence GTGCCGCCGGTCGGCGACTACACCAACGTCACCACGGTGGGGCTGTGGATGGTCGCCCTCGTCGGCGCGACCGATCTCGGGCTCGTGACGCCGGACGGCGCGCGGGCGCGGCTGCGCACGCTGCTCTCGACGCTCGAGCGGCTCGAGACCCATGCCGGGCTCTTCTACAACTACTACGACACCACGACGCTCGAGCGCACGAGCAACCTCCTGTCGTTCGTCGACACCGCCTGGCTCACGACCGGCCTGATCCTCGTGCGCCAGGCCTTTCCCGATCTCGCCGCGCGCGCCTCGGCGCTGATCGCGCAGGGAGACTGGCGACGCTTCTACGATCCCGCCACCGGCCTCATGTACCACGGCTGGTGGGTGAGCCCGCCGGGCCCGTCGCGCTACCATTACGGCGTGCTGTACGCCGAGTCGCGGCTCGGCAGCGTGCTCGCGATCGGCAAGGGCGACGCCCCCGAGTCGCACTGGTTCCGCATGACGCGCACCTACCCCGCGGCCTGCACGTGGCAGACGCAGGCGCCGCACGACCGGCGCGAGAAGACGGTACGCGGCACCACGTTCTTCGGCGGCCACTACGAGGACGGCGGCGGCGCCTACGTGCCGTCGTGGGGCGGCAGCATGTTCGAGGCGCTCATGCCGACGCTGGTCCTGGACGAGCCCGCGCTGGCGCCGAAGAGCCTCGGCGCCAACGCGCGCGCGCACGTCGCCGTGCAGCGCCGCAGCCTCCTCGGGCCGCCCGACGCCCGCGTGTGGGGCGCCTCGCCGAGCCTGCGCCCCGACGGCGCGGGCTATGGCGAGTACGGCGTGCGCGCGCTGGGCATGATCGGCTACCAGGGAGGCGTCGTGACGCCGCACGCGCTCGCCCTCGCCACGGCCGTCGAGCCCGCCGCCGCCCTCGCCGCGCTGCGCACGATCGCCACCACCTGGGACGCCTACGGCGACTTCGGCTTCTACGACGCCGTCGATCCCGCGACGGGCGCGGTCGCGAGGAGCTGGCTCGTGCTCGACCAGGCGATGACGTTCATCGCCCTCGCGAACCACCTCTGCGGCGGCTGCGTGCGCGCGCGCTTCGCCGCCGACCCCGTCGTACAGGCCGCGCTCCCCGTCCTCGCCGCCGAGGACTTCTTCGACTGA
- a CDS encoding amidohydrolase family protein: MGTTLFENATLLDVEAGVLRPGTAVLVEGERIREVSDVPITASGARRIDVRGRTLMPGLIDAHVHVTLTTMDIGAMARRPLMLVAQEARVILESMLRRGFTTVRDTGGADHGLVRAIENGLIRGPRVFHSGRVLSQTGGHGDFRPLDDHPHLCACAIHSSAFAHVVDGADAVRRAAREELRRGARQLKLMASGGVASPHDPIWVLQFSPEEMAAAVAEARSWRTYVCAHAYTPEAIARAVRAGVRSIEHGNLLDAATARLMAEHEAFLVPTLVTYRKIVELGAALGFPATGLAKVRDVAEHGLGSLEIAARAGVPIGFGTDLLGETHAFQSDELAIRAQVMAPIDVLRSATVVNAALLQRPGTLGVVKPGALADLLVVDGDPLRDLGVLGGQGERIALVMRGGDVLVRQDG; encoded by the coding sequence ATGGGCACGACGCTGTTCGAGAACGCGACGCTGCTCGACGTCGAGGCCGGCGTCCTGCGGCCCGGCACGGCCGTCCTCGTCGAGGGCGAGCGCATCCGCGAGGTCTCCGACGTGCCGATCACGGCGTCCGGCGCGCGGCGCATCGACGTGCGCGGCCGCACGCTCATGCCCGGCCTGATCGACGCGCACGTCCACGTCACCCTCACGACGATGGACATCGGCGCCATGGCGCGCCGGCCGCTCATGCTCGTCGCACAGGAAGCGCGCGTCATCCTGGAGAGCATGCTCCGGCGCGGCTTCACGACCGTGCGCGACACCGGCGGCGCCGACCACGGCCTCGTGCGCGCGATCGAGAACGGGCTGATCCGCGGGCCGCGCGTCTTCCACTCCGGCCGCGTCCTCAGCCAGACCGGCGGCCACGGCGACTTCCGCCCGCTCGACGACCATCCGCACCTCTGCGCCTGCGCGATCCATTCGAGCGCCTTCGCGCACGTCGTCGACGGCGCCGACGCCGTCCGCCGCGCGGCGCGCGAGGAGCTGCGCCGCGGCGCACGGCAGCTGAAGCTCATGGCCTCGGGCGGCGTCGCGTCGCCCCACGACCCGATCTGGGTGCTCCAGTTCTCGCCCGAGGAGATGGCCGCGGCGGTGGCCGAGGCGCGGAGCTGGCGAACGTACGTCTGCGCCCATGCCTACACGCCCGAGGCGATCGCGCGCGCCGTGCGCGCCGGCGTGCGCTCGATCGAGCACGGCAACCTGCTCGACGCGGCGACCGCGCGCCTCATGGCCGAGCACGAGGCGTTCCTCGTGCCGACCCTCGTCACCTATCGGAAGATCGTCGAGCTGGGCGCGGCGCTCGGCTTCCCGGCCACCGGGCTCGCGAAGGTGCGCGACGTCGCCGAGCACGGGCTCGGCTCGCTCGAGATCGCGGCGCGCGCCGGCGTGCCGATCGGCTTCGGCACCGATCTCCTCGGCGAGACGCACGCCTTCCAATCGGACGAGCTCGCCATCCGCGCCCAGGTGATGGCGCCGATCGACGTCCTCCGCTCGGCGACCGTGGTGAACGCCGCGCTCCTGCAGCGGCCCGGCACGCTCGGCGTCGTGAAGCCGGGAGCGCTCGCCGACCTCCTCGTCGTCGACGGCGACCCGCTGCGCGACCTCGGCGTCCTCGGCGGCCAGGGCGAGCGCATCGCGCTCGTCATGCGCGGCGGCGACGTCCTCGTGCGGCAGGACGGGTGA
- a CDS encoding alkaline phosphatase D family protein: MRRAAALAAVLAASVARAAGPAITHGVTVGEVGATGARVWARCATPGRLVVARDGAPPVTAAVDASGDQAATVTLTGLTAATPHLLRVHCEDARGRSGRVVVRPFTTAPEATASQRVRLAWLGDLGGQNVCADRARGYPALEAVAAERPDVVVGLGDMIYADDACLARGRYGNAQRPGPPPATDLDGFRAHWRYNLDDPHLQRLRGAAAWIAVQDDHDIADDADAGHPLLADATRAAADWNPQPADTPWRSARWGRHLELFVLDLRSQRAPNTTPPPASMLGAAQRAWLARAVAASDATWKVVVSSVPIAVPTGRDGARDGWAGGAFQPELLSLLGGWKDARVRNLVWITTDIHFATVLRHRPFADDVSFTVLELASGPITAGIFPRDALDETTRPERLFFLGPASPDAVRSFDEAMRWFNFGILDVDAGGRLAAEIIDGTGATRWALALEPVCSRCSR, from the coding sequence ATGCGTCGCGCCGCCGCCCTCGCCGCCGTCCTCGCCGCCTCCGTTGCGCGAGCGGCGGGACCGGCGATCACGCACGGCGTCACCGTCGGCGAGGTAGGCGCGACCGGCGCGCGGGTCTGGGCGCGGTGCGCGACGCCGGGACGGCTCGTCGTCGCGCGCGACGGCGCGCCCCCGGTGACGGCGGCGGTCGACGCGAGCGGCGATCAGGCCGCGACCGTCACGCTCACGGGCCTGACGGCGGCGACGCCCCACCTGCTGCGCGTCCACTGCGAAGATGCCCGGGGGCGTTCCGGCCGCGTCGTCGTGCGCCCGTTCACGACCGCGCCGGAGGCCACCGCGTCGCAGCGGGTCCGCCTCGCCTGGCTCGGCGACCTCGGCGGGCAGAACGTCTGCGCCGACCGCGCGCGCGGCTATCCGGCGCTGGAGGCGGTGGCGGCCGAGCGTCCCGACGTCGTCGTCGGCCTCGGCGACATGATCTACGCCGACGACGCCTGCCTGGCGCGCGGCCGCTACGGCAACGCGCAGCGCCCGGGTCCGCCGCCGGCGACCGACCTGGACGGCTTCCGCGCGCACTGGCGCTACAACCTGGACGACCCCCACCTCCAGCGCCTGCGCGGCGCCGCCGCCTGGATCGCCGTGCAGGACGACCACGACATCGCCGACGACGCGGACGCCGGGCACCCGCTCCTCGCCGACGCCACGCGCGCCGCCGCGGACTGGAACCCGCAGCCCGCGGACACGCCGTGGCGCAGCGCACGCTGGGGCCGCCACCTCGAGCTGTTCGTCCTCGACCTGCGCTCGCAGCGCGCCCCCAACACGACGCCGCCGCCCGCTTCCATGCTCGGCGCCGCGCAGCGGGCCTGGCTCGCGCGCGCCGTCGCCGCCAGCGACGCCACCTGGAAGGTGGTCGTCTCGAGCGTCCCCATCGCCGTCCCGACCGGGCGCGACGGCGCACGCGACGGCTGGGCCGGCGGCGCGTTCCAGCCCGAGCTGCTGAGCCTGCTCGGCGGCTGGAAGGACGCCCGCGTGCGCAACCTCGTCTGGATCACCACCGACATCCACTTCGCGACGGTCCTGCGCCACCGCCCGTTCGCCGACGACGTCTCCTTCACGGTCCTCGAGCTGGCGAGCGGACCGATCACCGCCGGCATCTTCCCGCGCGACGCGCTCGACGAGACGACCCGTCCCGAGCGCCTCTTCTTCCTCGGCCCGGCGTCGCCCGACGCCGTGCGCTCGTTCGACGAGGCGATGCGCTGGTTCAACTTCGGCATCCTCGACGTCGACGCGGGCGGCCGCCTCGCGGCCGAGATCATCGACGGCACCGGCGCCACGCGCTGGGCCCTCGCGCTCGAGCCGGTGTGCTCGCGCTGCAGCCGCTAG
- a CDS encoding alpha/beta fold hydrolase, with product MGVRLHVDADGAGTPIVLAHGFGGSARNWNPQVRAFRAVAYVARYDARGHARSEAPDDAAAYTPETFVDDLRAVVDGAGVDRAVVGGLSMGAATALRFALAYPARVRALVLASYPSGPTWPTGFTAIAERFADAIERDGLEAAGAHFVWGPDSGLDERGARLVRLGFLEHPPHGLVHTLRGVIARQPSVETIAALSSVSAPTLVVAGKGDAASLAPSHALASRIPRARLVVVPDAGHVVNLANPAAFDAAMAALLREVP from the coding sequence ATGGGCGTGCGGCTCCACGTCGATGCGGACGGCGCGGGGACGCCGATCGTTCTCGCGCACGGGTTCGGCGGCAGCGCGCGCAACTGGAACCCGCAGGTACGCGCCTTCCGCGCCGTCGCATACGTGGCCCGCTACGACGCACGCGGTCATGCGCGCAGCGAAGCCCCCGACGACGCGGCGGCGTACACGCCCGAGACCTTCGTCGACGATCTGCGCGCCGTGGTCGACGGCGCCGGCGTCGATCGCGCCGTCGTCGGCGGGCTCTCGATGGGCGCGGCGACGGCCCTGCGCTTCGCGCTCGCGTATCCGGCGCGGGTGCGGGCGCTCGTCCTGGCGTCGTATCCGTCGGGCCCCACGTGGCCGACGGGCTTCACGGCGATCGCCGAGCGCTTCGCCGATGCGATCGAGCGCGACGGCCTCGAGGCGGCGGGTGCGCATTTCGTCTGGGGGCCCGACTCGGGGCTCGACGAGCGCGGCGCGCGCCTCGTGCGGCTGGGCTTTCTCGAACACCCGCCGCACGGTCTCGTACACACGCTGCGCGGCGTGATCGCGCGGCAGCCGTCGGTCGAGACGATCGCCGCCCTTTCGTCGGTGTCGGCTCCGACTTTGGTCGTAGCCGGGAAAGGCGACGCTGCCTCCCTGGCACCTTCGCATGCACTCGCCTCGCGGATACCGCGCGCGCGACTCGTCGTGGTTCCCGACGCTGGCCACGTCGTGAACCTCGCCAACCCGGCCGCGTTCGACGCCGCCATGGCGGCGTTACTCCGTGAGGTGCCGTGA
- a CDS encoding helix-turn-helix domain-containing protein, translating to MDPNAKRPDWAGWIRQAGTQVRRAREFLGLSQEQIARLAGVSQGAVSRVEAGRGMATPVLTFLKLQLVITRALRQIDPELLTDDVRAILDAATLVSPPVEEMGSRLFPLLRDPGVERIIRVYQSLPERERQGFLSVLDAAANSFSQGIGGGHGSQSVPGSQR from the coding sequence ATGGACCCGAACGCGAAGCGACCCGATTGGGCAGGCTGGATCCGGCAGGCAGGGACGCAGGTCCGGCGCGCACGTGAGTTCCTCGGGTTGTCGCAGGAGCAGATCGCTCGGCTGGCCGGCGTGAGCCAGGGTGCGGTGAGCCGCGTCGAGGCAGGACGCGGCATGGCCACGCCGGTGCTCACCTTCCTGAAGCTCCAGCTGGTGATCACGCGAGCGCTGCGACAGATCGATCCCGAGCTGCTCACCGACGACGTGCGCGCCATCCTCGATGCGGCGACGCTCGTGTCGCCACCCGTCGAGGAGATGGGCTCACGCCTGTTCCCGCTGCTGCGTGATCCGGGAGTGGAGCGCATCATCCGCGTCTACCAGAGTCTCCCGGAGCGCGAGCGACAGGGCTTCCTGTCGGTGCTCGATGCCGCCGCCAACTCGTTCTCGCAGGGCATCGGCGGCGGACACGGCTCGCAGAGCGTGCCCGGCTCGCAGCGCTGA